A region of Onychomys torridus chromosome 10, mOncTor1.1, whole genome shotgun sequence DNA encodes the following proteins:
- the Fbxl5 gene encoding F-box/LRR-repeat protein 5 isoform X1, whose amino-acid sequence MHEQIENEYIIGLLQQRSQTIYNVHSDNKLSEMLSLFEKGLKNVKNEYEQLNYAKQLKERLEAFTRDFLPHMKEEEEVFQPMLMEYFTYEELKDIKKKVIAQHCSQKDTAELLRGLSLWNQAEERQKFFKYSVDEKSDTEAEVSEHSTGITHLPPEVMLSIFSYLNPQELCRCSQVSTKWSQLAKTGSLWKHLYPVHWARGDWYSGPATELDTEPDEEWVRSRKDESRAFQEWDEDADIDESEESAEESIAISIAQMEKRLLHGLIHNVLPYVGTSVKTLVLAYSSAVSSKMVRQILELCPNLEHLDLTQTDISDSAFDSWSWLGCCQNLRHLDLSGCEKITDMALEKISRALGVLTSHQSSFLKSAGKATSTPWTNKDITMQSPKQYACLHSLTDRGVGEEIDNEHTWTKPVSSESFTSPYVWMLDAEDLADIEDAVEWKHRNVESLCVMETASNFGCSSSGCYSKDFVGLRTSVCWQQHCASPAFAYCGHSFCCTGTALRTMSTLPATSAMCRKALRTTLPREKDLIYSGSEKSDQETGRVLLFLSLSGCYQITDHGLRVLTLGGGLPYLEHLNLSGCLTVTGAGLQDLVSACPSLNDEYFYYCDNINGPHADTASGCQNLQCGFRACCRSGE is encoded by the exons ATGCATGAGCaaattgaaaatgaatacattattGGTTTACTTCAGCAACGCAGTCAGACCATCTATAATGTCCATTCTGACAATAAACTCTCTGAGATGCTTAGTCTCTTTGAAAAGGGGCTGAAGAATGTTAAG AATGAGTATGAACAGTTAAATTATGCAAAACAGCTGAAAGAGAGATTGGAGGCTTTTACAAGAGATTTTCTTCCTcacatgaaagaagaagaagag gtTTTCCAGCCCATGTTAATGGAATATTTTACCTATGAAGAGCTTAAAGATATCAAAAAGAAAGTGATTGCACAGCACTGCTCTCAGAAGGACACCGCAGAACTCCTTAGAGGTCTCAGCCTGTGGAATCAAGCTGAAGAGCGACagaaatttttcaaatattctgtGGATGAAAAATCAGATACAG aagCGGAAGTGTCAGAACACTCTACAGGTATAACCCATCTTCCTCCTGAGGTAATGCTGTCCATTTTCAGTTATCTTAATCCTCAAGAATTGTGTCGATGCAGTCAAGTCAGTACTAAGTGGTCTCAGCTGGCAAAAACAGGATCTTTGTGGAAACATCTTTACCCTGTTCATTGGGCCAGAG GTGACTGGTATAGTGGTCCTGCCACTGAACTTGATACTGAGCCTGATGAGGAATGGGTGAGAAGTAGGAAAGATGAAAGTCGTGCTTTTCAGGAATGGGATGAAGATGCTGATATAGATGAATCTG AAGAGTCTGCAGAGGAGTCGATTGCTATCAGCATTGCACAAATGGAAAAACGTTTACTCCATGGCTTAATTCATAATGTTCTGCCATATGTTGGTACCTCTGTAAAAACTTTAGTGTTAGCATACAGCTCTGCAGTCTCCAGCAAAATG gttAGGCAGATTTTAGAGCTTTGTCCTAACCTGGAACATCTGGATCTTACCCAGACTGACATTTCTGATTCTGCATTTGAcag CTGGTCTTGGCTTGGTTGCTGCCAGAATCTTCGGCATCTTGATCTGTCTGGATGTGAAAAAATCACAGATATGGCTCTAGAGAAGATTTCTAGAGCTCTTGGAGTTCTGACATCTCATCAGAGTAGCTTTTTGAAAAGTGCAGGCAAGGCTACTTCAACTCCATGGACAAATAAAGACATTACCATGCAATCCCCCAAGCAGTATGCCTGTTTGCACAGTTTAACTGACAGAGGAGTTGGCGAAGAAATAGACAATGAGCACACTTGGACTAAACCTGTGTCTTCTGAAAGTTTCACTTCTCCTTACGTGTGGATGCTAGATGCTGAAGATTTGGCTGATATTGAAGATGCTGTAGAATGGAAGCACAGAAATGTTgaaagtctctgtgtaatggaaACAGCCTCCAACTTTGGTTGTTCCTCGTCTGGTTGTTACAGTAAGGACTTTGTGGGATTAAGGACTAGTGTCTGTTGGCAGCAGCATTGTGCTTCTCCAGCCTTTGCATATTGTGGCCATTCATTCTGTTGCACGGGGACAGCTCTAAGGACTATGTCTACACTCCCAGCGACTTCTGCAATGTGTAGAAAAGCATTAAGGACTACATTGCCCAGGGAAAAAGACTTAATTTATTCGGGGAGTGAAAAGTCTGACCAAGAGACTGGACGAGTACTTTTGTTTCTCAGTCTGTCTGGATGTTATCAGATCACAGACCATGGTCTCAG GGTTTTGACTCTGGGAGGAGGGCTGCCTTACTTGGAGCACCTTAATCTCTCTGGCTGTCTTACTGTAACTGGTGCAGGGCTGCAGGATTTGGTCTCAGCATGTCCTTCCCTAAATGATGAATACTTTTACTACTGTGACAACATTAACG
- the Fbxl5 gene encoding F-box/LRR-repeat protein 5 isoform X2 has protein sequence MAPFPDEVDVFTAPHWRMKQLVGRYCDKLSKTNFSNNNDFRALLQSLYATFKEFKMHEQIENEYIIGLLQQRSQTIYNVHSDNKLSEMLSLFEKGLKNVKNEYEQLNYAKQLKERLEAFTRDFLPHMKEEEEVFQPMLMEYFTYEELKDIKKKVIAQHCSQKDTAELLRGLSLWNQAEERQKFFKYSVDEKSDTEAEVSEHSTGITHLPPEVMLSIFSYLNPQELCRCSQVSTKWSQLAKTGSLWKHLYPVHWARGDWYSGPATELDTEPDEEWVRSRKDESRAFQEWDEDADIDESEESAEESIAISIAQMEKRLLHGLIHNVLPYVGTSVKTLVLAYSSAVSSKMVRQILELCPNLEHLDLTQTDISDSAFDSWSWLGCCQNLRHLDLSGCEKITDMALEKISRALGVLTSHQSSFLKSAGKATSTPWTNKDITMQSPKQYACLHSLTDRGVGEEIDNEHTWTKPVSSESFTSPYVWMLDAEDLADIEDAVEWKHRNVESLCVMETASNFGCSSSGCYSKDFVGLRTSVCWQQHCASPAFAYCGHSFCCTGTALRTMSTLPATSAMCRKALRTTLPREKDLIYSGSEKSDQETGRVLLFLSLSGCYQITDHGLRVLTLGGGLPYLEHLNLSGCLTVTGAGLQDLVSACPSLNDEYFYYCDNINGPHADTASGCQNLQCGFRACCRSGE, from the exons ATGGCGCCCTTCCCCGATGAAGTGGACGTCTTCACCGCCCCGCACTGGCGGATGAAGCAGCTGGTGGGACGCTACTGCGACAAG cTTTCTAAAACGAACTTTTCCAACAACAATGACTTCCGTGCTCTTCTCCAGTCTTTATATGCTACTTTCAAGGAGTTTAAAATGCATGAGCaaattgaaaatgaatacattattGGTTTACTTCAGCAACGCAGTCAGACCATCTATAATGTCCATTCTGACAATAAACTCTCTGAGATGCTTAGTCTCTTTGAAAAGGGGCTGAAGAATGTTAAG AATGAGTATGAACAGTTAAATTATGCAAAACAGCTGAAAGAGAGATTGGAGGCTTTTACAAGAGATTTTCTTCCTcacatgaaagaagaagaagag gtTTTCCAGCCCATGTTAATGGAATATTTTACCTATGAAGAGCTTAAAGATATCAAAAAGAAAGTGATTGCACAGCACTGCTCTCAGAAGGACACCGCAGAACTCCTTAGAGGTCTCAGCCTGTGGAATCAAGCTGAAGAGCGACagaaatttttcaaatattctgtGGATGAAAAATCAGATACAG aagCGGAAGTGTCAGAACACTCTACAGGTATAACCCATCTTCCTCCTGAGGTAATGCTGTCCATTTTCAGTTATCTTAATCCTCAAGAATTGTGTCGATGCAGTCAAGTCAGTACTAAGTGGTCTCAGCTGGCAAAAACAGGATCTTTGTGGAAACATCTTTACCCTGTTCATTGGGCCAGAG GTGACTGGTATAGTGGTCCTGCCACTGAACTTGATACTGAGCCTGATGAGGAATGGGTGAGAAGTAGGAAAGATGAAAGTCGTGCTTTTCAGGAATGGGATGAAGATGCTGATATAGATGAATCTG AAGAGTCTGCAGAGGAGTCGATTGCTATCAGCATTGCACAAATGGAAAAACGTTTACTCCATGGCTTAATTCATAATGTTCTGCCATATGTTGGTACCTCTGTAAAAACTTTAGTGTTAGCATACAGCTCTGCAGTCTCCAGCAAAATG gttAGGCAGATTTTAGAGCTTTGTCCTAACCTGGAACATCTGGATCTTACCCAGACTGACATTTCTGATTCTGCATTTGAcag CTGGTCTTGGCTTGGTTGCTGCCAGAATCTTCGGCATCTTGATCTGTCTGGATGTGAAAAAATCACAGATATGGCTCTAGAGAAGATTTCTAGAGCTCTTGGAGTTCTGACATCTCATCAGAGTAGCTTTTTGAAAAGTGCAGGCAAGGCTACTTCAACTCCATGGACAAATAAAGACATTACCATGCAATCCCCCAAGCAGTATGCCTGTTTGCACAGTTTAACTGACAGAGGAGTTGGCGAAGAAATAGACAATGAGCACACTTGGACTAAACCTGTGTCTTCTGAAAGTTTCACTTCTCCTTACGTGTGGATGCTAGATGCTGAAGATTTGGCTGATATTGAAGATGCTGTAGAATGGAAGCACAGAAATGTTgaaagtctctgtgtaatggaaACAGCCTCCAACTTTGGTTGTTCCTCGTCTGGTTGTTACAGTAAGGACTTTGTGGGATTAAGGACTAGTGTCTGTTGGCAGCAGCATTGTGCTTCTCCAGCCTTTGCATATTGTGGCCATTCATTCTGTTGCACGGGGACAGCTCTAAGGACTATGTCTACACTCCCAGCGACTTCTGCAATGTGTAGAAAAGCATTAAGGACTACATTGCCCAGGGAAAAAGACTTAATTTATTCGGGGAGTGAAAAGTCTGACCAAGAGACTGGACGAGTACTTTTGTTTCTCAGTCTGTCTGGATGTTATCAGATCACAGACCATGGTCTCAG GGTTTTGACTCTGGGAGGAGGGCTGCCTTACTTGGAGCACCTTAATCTCTCTGGCTGTCTTACTGTAACTGGTGCAGGGCTGCAGGATTTGGTCTCAGCATGTCCTTCCCTAAATGATGAATACTTTTACTACTGTGACAACATTAACG